The stretch of DNA CAAATCACTCAAATCCACCACATGCTGCTGCCATTTGGCGTAGTAATTTCCTGTCATGGTGTACAATTTCTGCCAGTTCACACCATCCGTGGAAGCTTCAACGTACAGGAAATCTTTATCCGCTTCGATGAAATATTTTGCCCAGAATTTCATCTTCATCGCATTAATCGTGGTCACGTCAAATCCGGGCGTAAAAGTCATCATCGCGTCCATGTTGTTGTTGTAGGGCACTTTGCCGCCATTGACATGAATGGATTGGCCGCCTGAATGAGCGGACATTTTTGTCAAGCCCCAACCGCCGGAGAGATTCCAAAAGCCTGTTTCATTTTCAAAATCATCCACCAAATTGGAAACATTCGAGGCTGAATGAAAACTATTGTTGTAAGTATTGTAGTCACCGCTAAAATTTGGCAGCGAAATGTCAAAATCAACCTGGCCTGACTCAGTAAACAGATATGGCTTGAACTGCACCACTGTTTCCCCCCAGGAAGCCAAAGAAGTGATTCGAGAAGTATCCTGATAAATGATGCTGCCGTTCTGCGTACCGGTAATTACCAAGTCAACGTTTGTCTCGGTGCTGGCACCCTCGTTGCGGATTTTCGCGCCCAGAGAAATCGGGAAAAATAATGGAATGCTCTGTCCTGGTAAAGTGACATCAGTTAGCGACAAATCATGTTGCGGCAACGCTACATCTATCTGCCAGTTAAAGCTCAAAATTTCCGGATTATTAGAATTGTAATCCAAATACACAATTCCTTTGTAGCTGCCGGCATCTAATTTTTTGGCATTGATAATCAAACCTAATTCAGCAGTGCCATTGGGCTGAATAACGCCAACGCCATTTTCCAGATTAAACCAATCAGTAACGAACTCTGCGCCTTTACCATTCCGGACTATCGTACTATCATCGTCACCATGGTTTTCATAAATTGTATTTGAGCCGTCGGCAACCTGAATTTCGTCAACAAAGAAACCTTTTAAACTCGGATCATCCGGCGTGCTGTAGCCCATGTCTGAAGCCAGCGCAAAACGGATGATGACGCTGTCTGATTTGAAAGCTGACAGATCAAACTCCGCAGGCTTCCAGCCATAGCTTTGACCGCCCCAGCCGGGGATCCCGATTCCGTAATTCCAGCCTTGTTCCGGATGACCGAAACTCCACATACTCTGGCAGTTGTAGGCTGGTGTCGTCGGCTGCAGGACAGAATATGTGGCGCCGCCGTCAATAGAAACCCACACATTGCAGCCATCCCAACCGTCGTAATTCGGATCAGCATCTGAAGCGCCGGCAGGATCTTCCACCGCCCATTTTACCAAACAATCCAATTTTGGATTAGTCGTTGTTGTCAAATCAAGCATTGGCGTTTCCATCCATTGCAGCCAATGATCCTGATAGCCGCCGATTTCCGGATCGCCGCACCACCATGATTGACCGTCGTATGACTCAAAGTCATCAGTGTGGAAGAAAAATTTAGTCAAATAATCGGTCGCGGCGTAGTACAGTGGCTGTGAACCAGTATTTTTCAAATTTACCAACTGGACGACGGAGTCACCGCGCGTGAATGAGTATTGGTATTCGTTCTGTTCCAAGGAAAGAGAACCGTTATTGGTCAACCCGTCCCAAATAAATGGGCTCCAACTTCCCATATTGCTATTATTCCACTTAATGCGAAAATACCCTTTCTCGCCCCAATTTTTTCCCCAGCTATTTTTAACGATCCAACATTGTAAATCGTCTTCCCAGCCCACGATCAAAACTGCGTGCCAACCAATAGACTGGCCGTACACATGTTCGTAAACGCCGCTGCTGTAAGCATTGAAATCCTCGAACACTTCGTAGCTAACAGACAACGGGTGCAAATAGACCGCATTTTTTATTTTTTGTATGTCAACTTCTTCCTGAGTCACATATCCCCAGCCGGGTATTGTGATTTTTTTACTTTCCCAGCCATCGCGGACACTGTCGCAGGGGACAGTATCGTCGGCCTGATATGACATATATTCTTCCGGAGGAACGCCGGTGTCTTTAATGAAGTCCAGCGCTCCGGAAATTGACCATCCGTTACAAGTTCCGCCGGAGCATGATAAGACGAACTGTTCCGATAAATCAATGGTAGTATCCGGTAGATTATTTTTTATTTTCCACCACGTTTCCACCTGCGCCACTGCGGAAAAATCCCAGCAGCTTCCGCAATTTGCCTGGTTCGTGACCGGCGTCAGCCAGTCGCCATTATTATTTCTCCAGTCAAATTTTGCGGGGAGATCATTTTGCGTTGGCAGCTCAATTATTTTGGCCTCCGAAGGATTGGGATGTTCGGGAATAGTACCAAGTAATTTGATTTGTTCTTCGCGCGGCAATCTGGTGACCCAATTCTCCCCGGCTGTCCAGCTCGCGCCTTTCGCTTTAATTGCCTGCTGTATTTGGCTAATTTCAGTATTGTCCATCGCCGATGAAATTCCAAGCAAACAGTACAACAAAAACAGAACCGAGAATAGAACAAAAAATTGCTTTTTCTGGAACATTATCTTTCTCCTGTTTGTAAATTAGCTGATTCATTGATTTGAAAGGGATACCTCTAATTTAACAAAAAAAAAATTACTCGCAACATTTTTTTTGATTTTTTTTATCCATTGCAAAAATCGAGATAATTTTTTTCACCAATTGTGTTCAAAGCCGAAGAGAAAAAATCTTCCAGCAAATACTTCTTGACTCTAACGATTTATTTTAATAATTTTAGAAAAAATATTAGCCATCTTTTCTCAAAAATCTAAAGCAAATTATCACAGGAGTCAATTATGACTTACTGCAAACGAAACGCCGGACTCACTTTTTCCCTCATTCTCTTCTTTATTTTCCTTGCAACCGCGCCGTCAGCATGGGGGCAATTCAAAATCGAAAAAATCGAGACTGCCACGCAAAGCCTTTTTGAGGGAGAAAAAGGCAAAATTGACGTGACGCCTGCTTTGCGCTACAACCGCGTGCAAGGATTTGTTGTTGGCGCCGATGCCACAATTGCATTGAGCAGTAGCAAAAAAATCGACCTGCTGGGACATATCAGCTACGGATTCAAAGATGAAGTGCGTTACATTGGCGGCCTGCAAAAATCTTTTTTTGAGTTCAGTCCCCTGACAATCGGCATACGTTACCAAAATGTTGTCGCTTCGCAGGATGACTGGTTCATCAGCTACAATGAAAATTCCGCTGCCGCGCTGTTTCTGAAAGAGGATTTCATGGACTATTTCGTAAAAAAAGGCTTGCTGGGATTCATCGACCAGAAGATCGCCGAGAAACACACGATTCGGCTCGAAGTGGAACAATCGCGATTGGAGCCAATTGAGAAAAATACCAACTGGGCACTGTTTGGAAAAAATAAAAATTTCAGGGAAAACCCGCTCGTCAAAGAGGAAGACGTCACCAGCTACCGGCTTGTGGGCGCGCTGGACTGGCGCGATAATCCGCTCATGCCCATGTCCGGCTGGTACATCGAAGGGAAAGGCGAGCTCACTAAAGGCGATTTTTTTGACACCAAAGGAATTTTTCTCACAATTAAAAAATATATGCTTTTGTTCAGCAATCACTCTCTCCGTTTCAAAACCATGATCGGTAGTCGCAGCGGATGTAAGCCGGACGCCAATTATTACACCATGGACATGGGCGGCATCGGCGCGCTGGTCGGCTACAAAGACAAAGAATTCAAAAACGGCAATCGGTTTTTTTACGCCACTGCTCATTATTTATTCAACAACACTTTGCTGGGGAAATTGCCACTGGGATTCATTCCGTTTTATGACCAGCTTTCGTTGGGCATTTTTGCCGAGAGCGGCTGGTTAGATTTTGATTTTGCTGATGAAAATGTTTTTTCCGGTTTTAAAAGCATGACTTTCGCTGACATGAAGTCGGATGTCGGAGTCAGTTTGTATTTGACGGAAGGGCTGGCGCGAATCGACTTTGCCAAACGCACCGACCGCGGGAAAGATGCCTGGCGCGTGACGTTTCGGATTATGAATCGGTTTTAATTAAATGTTTTCAAAACACTGGCGTCAATTTTCGTACAAGCACTTCATTCGCTTATCTTTGCAATTCAAAAAGAGAATGACGGTAGCTTTCGGGAATTTTTTAATTCAGGGAGTTTCTATTGCAAGACAGAACCATCACCTTCTATTTAGCAATTTTCACATTAATAATTTTACCGTTTTCCGTCGCGGCCCAGGTTTATTTCAACAATCACATTTTGGACCCGGCTGGCAATGGCGACACGGCGTCGGTTTTTCTGGGCAAAATTGAAATTGTCGGCAACAAAGCAACCAAAGCCGTCATCATTCACCGGGAACTGCTTTTTTCGGAAAAGCAAAAAGTGACCTTTTCCCAGATTTCCGCGGCACAAAAACGCCTCGCCAGTCTGGAATTGTTCACCCAAGTGCGCTTCGATATTGTCGGCGATGAAAAATACAGCACGCTCATCATTACGGTTTACGAGCGCTGGTACGTTTATGCAGCGCCGATTTTTTACACCAATGAGCGGAGTTGGAAAAAACTCTCCTACGGCGCGCAAGGCAGATATTACAATTTTCTGGGCAGAAACATCACGCTCAAACTCACAGCAGCATTCGGCTACAATCCTGAGTTTCGATTCCAATATGAAAATCCCTGGTTTTTTGGCAATTGGCGATTATTTACGCAATTCAAAGCCTACAAAGGAAAAGTTCAGGCAAAGAATTTCGAATTGGATCAGTTAGAATATAAATCCCGAGGGATCGACTGGCTGGTCGGGAAACGATTTGGCCATTTTCTTTTTTTCGGACTGAATTTAAGCTATCAGCAAATCAAAACTGACTCCGGCTCAAAACTCACTGTTTCGCCATCAGGGAAAGACAACAAAATAACGTTTATCAGCAGCGTGCAATATGACAACCGCGATTGGAAGGAATATCCCCATCGCGGCTGGAATATCAACTTTTGGGGAAAACGGGTGTCCGTGAATCACAGCCATTCCTATTATCGTTTCGGCGGAGATGTTCGCACTTATATGCCGGTGACAAAAAAAACAACTTTGGCGCTGCGCGCGGCATCCAGTTTCAAAGCCGGAGACGTGCCGCTCTACGACCGTGTCTTTTTTGGTTACGATGAAAGAATTCGCGGAAGATTCAATCAAATCGTGGAAGGCGAACAATTGCTCTTCGGTGGCGCCGAATTTCGTTTTCCGATTTTGCCTATTCGCTACATTGCACTTCCCTCGGTG from Calditrichota bacterium encodes:
- a CDS encoding BamA/TamA family outer membrane protein, encoding MQDRTITFYLAIFTLIILPFSVAAQVYFNNHILDPAGNGDTASVFLGKIEIVGNKATKAVIIHRELLFSEKQKVTFSQISAAQKRLASLELFTQVRFDIVGDEKYSTLIITVYERWYVYAAPIFYTNERSWKKLSYGAQGRYYNFLGRNITLKLTAAFGYNPEFRFQYENPWFFGNWRLFTQFKAYKGKVQAKNFELDQLEYKSRGIDWLVGKRFGHFLFFGLNLSYQQIKTDSGSKLTVSPSGKDNKITFISSVQYDNRDWKEYPHRGWNINFWGKRVSVNHSHSYYRFGGDVRTYMPVTKKTTLALRAASSFKAGDVPLYDRVFFGYDERIRGRFNQIVEGEQLLFGGAEFRFPILPIRYIALPSVEQLEYYSSHLKFGISGALFVETGAVWYENQALTADIFRSGFGAGIHFHLPYVNLLRVELGLNSTWKAEAIIEVEAAF
- a CDS encoding T9SS type A sorting domain-containing protein; the protein is MFQKKQFFVLFSVLFLLYCLLGISSAMDNTEISQIQQAIKAKGASWTAGENWVTRLPREEQIKLLGTIPEHPNPSEAKIIELPTQNDLPAKFDWRNNNGDWLTPVTNQANCGSCWDFSAVAQVETWWKIKNNLPDTTIDLSEQFVLSCSGGTCNGWSISGALDFIKDTGVPPEEYMSYQADDTVPCDSVRDGWESKKITIPGWGYVTQEEVDIQKIKNAVYLHPLSVSYEVFEDFNAYSSGVYEHVYGQSIGWHAVLIVGWEDDLQCWIVKNSWGKNWGEKGYFRIKWNNSNMGSWSPFIWDGLTNNGSLSLEQNEYQYSFTRGDSVVQLVNLKNTGSQPLYYAATDYLTKFFFHTDDFESYDGQSWWCGDPEIGGYQDHWLQWMETPMLDLTTTTNPKLDCLVKWAVEDPAGASDADPNYDGWDGCNVWVSIDGGATYSVLQPTTPAYNCQSMWSFGHPEQGWNYGIGIPGWGGQSYGWKPAEFDLSAFKSDSVIIRFALASDMGYSTPDDPSLKGFFVDEIQVADGSNTIYENHGDDDSTIVRNGKGAEFVTDWFNLENGVGVIQPNGTAELGLIINAKKLDAGSYKGIVYLDYNSNNPEILSFNWQIDVALPQHDLSLTDVTLPGQSIPLFFPISLGAKIRNEGASTETNVDLVITGTQNGSIIYQDTSRITSLASWGETVVQFKPYLFTESGQVDFDISLPNFSGDYNTYNNSFHSASNVSNLVDDFENETGFWNLSGGWGLTKMSAHSGGQSIHVNGGKVPYNNNMDAMMTFTPGFDVTTINAMKMKFWAKYFIEADKDFLYVEASTDGVNWQKLYTMTGNYYAKWQQHVVDLSDLITSGVTKVYVRFHFVSDGQNPSIGALIDDVEIFEGSVSAVETPTTEAMVPDRYELKQNFPNPFNMETSISYNLPEKANVNLTIFNINGEIVRTLESGLRTAGTHRVQWNGRDQSGQIVGTGVYLYQLEVAGKYKNTKKLLLLK
- a CDS encoding BamA/TamA family outer membrane protein; translation: MTYCKRNAGLTFSLILFFIFLATAPSAWGQFKIEKIETATQSLFEGEKGKIDVTPALRYNRVQGFVVGADATIALSSSKKIDLLGHISYGFKDEVRYIGGLQKSFFEFSPLTIGIRYQNVVASQDDWFISYNENSAAALFLKEDFMDYFVKKGLLGFIDQKIAEKHTIRLEVEQSRLEPIEKNTNWALFGKNKNFRENPLVKEEDVTSYRLVGALDWRDNPLMPMSGWYIEGKGELTKGDFFDTKGIFLTIKKYMLLFSNHSLRFKTMIGSRSGCKPDANYYTMDMGGIGALVGYKDKEFKNGNRFFYATAHYLFNNTLLGKLPLGFIPFYDQLSLGIFAESGWLDFDFADENVFSGFKSMTFADMKSDVGVSLYLTEGLARIDFAKRTDRGKDAWRVTFRIMNRF